One genomic window of Clostridium taeniosporum includes the following:
- a CDS encoding BMP family lipoprotein, translated as MKKKLLSLLAISAITVSMFAGCGGSSTGAGDSKGGEKLKVGMVTDSGTIDDKSFNQGTWEGIEKAEKELGIAQPKYLKPNGETEADYMKEIGNLYDAGFRLIATPGFKFETAIYKSQEKYKDAKFVLIDGTPNSGGKDPEFKVDENSVSILFAEHQAGFLAGVATCVELKEGDLGFIGGMEIPAVQKFNWGFQQGVAYANENLGTKMTLKEDNIIYQGTFNDTAAGQQLAAQMYDRGVKAIFCAAGGVGNGVITEAKTRVGTGQNVWVVGVDRDQFDDGVYSEGKSVILTSAVKKVEAASFDMVKSVKEDKFPGGKTLTFDVTKDAVGIPGKNPNLSEATMKTVAEVTEKIKDGTIKVSGEKGNLIK; from the coding sequence ATGAAAAAGAAATTATTATCATTATTAGCTATTTCTGCAATAACAGTATCGATGTTTGCAGGTTGTGGAGGATCAAGTACAGGAGCTGGTGATTCAAAGGGTGGAGAAAAACTTAAAGTAGGTATGGTTACTGACTCAGGAACCATAGACGATAAGTCATTTAACCAAGGTACTTGGGAAGGAATAGAGAAAGCCGAAAAAGAACTTGGAATTGCACAACCTAAATACTTAAAACCAAATGGTGAAACTGAAGCAGATTATATGAAGGAAATAGGAAACCTTTATGATGCTGGATTCAGATTGATAGCTACTCCAGGTTTTAAATTTGAAACTGCTATATATAAATCACAAGAAAAATATAAAGATGCAAAATTTGTTTTAATTGATGGTACTCCAAATAGTGGTGGAAAAGATCCAGAGTTTAAAGTAGATGAAAACAGTGTTTCAATATTATTTGCTGAACATCAAGCAGGATTTTTAGCAGGTGTTGCTACATGTGTTGAATTAAAGGAAGGAGACTTAGGATTTATAGGTGGTATGGAAATACCAGCAGTACAAAAATTTAATTGGGGTTTCCAACAAGGTGTTGCTTATGCTAATGAAAATTTAGGAACTAAGATGACATTAAAAGAAGATAATATAATATATCAAGGTACATTTAATGATACAGCAGCAGGACAACAATTAGCAGCTCAAATGTATGATAGAGGAGTTAAAGCTATATTCTGCGCAGCTGGTGGTGTTGGTAATGGTGTTATAACAGAAGCTAAAACTAGAGTAGGTACTGGACAAAATGTTTGGGTTGTTGGTGTTGATAGAGACCAATTTGATGATGGTGTATATTCAGAAGGTAAATCAGTAATCCTTACTTCAGCAGTTAAAAAAGTAGAAGCAGCAAGTTTTGATATGGTAAAATCAGTTAAAGAAGATAAATTCCCTGGTGGTAAAACTTTAACATTTGATGTTACAAAAGATGCTGTAGGTATTCCAGGAAAGAATCCTAATTTATCAGAAGCAACAATGAAAACTGTTGCAGAAGTAACTGAAAAAATTAAAGATGGAACAATAAAAGTTTCAGGTGAAAAAGGAAATTTAATAAAATAA
- a CDS encoding IS1182 family transposase, with product MLINKSYIKNYNKFNDNFQLILPLNLENLIPEDDSVRLLSHVLEGLNYTKLYKAYSSVGRKPAVEPKIMFKILSYAYSQNIYSSRKIEKACKRDINFKWLLQSYKAPDHATISRFRKDYLSNEVIEDLFYQQVKYLAEQKEILFENVFIDGTKIEANANRYTFVWKKSIYKNEEKMFDKIVALIEDVNVEELKDFIIGKETLIENIDAILDWLSLEKQNRNIEFVHGIGKRKSKIQKWTEQLIEYKQRQEKYDSSKEILSKRNSYSKTDTDATFMHMKDDHMRNGQLKPGYNVQIAVESEYVTGVGIFQDRNDIATLIPMLNNMQEKLGRKHLNVIADSGYESEENYLFLESNNQIPYIKPQTYEKWKKRSFKNDISKRENMQYNSETDTYTCHNGKKLKPFSIIHRKFASGYEAEVTVYECESCDNCSYKAKCTKAKANRKMQVSKTFIEKREVSYKNITTEKGAKLRMNRSIQVEGAFGVLKSDYEFNRFLTRGKNSVKTEFILLCFGFNINKLHSKIQNERTQNHLHELKISA from the coding sequence ATGCTAATAAACAAATCATACATTAAAAATTATAATAAATTTAATGATAATTTTCAACTTATATTACCATTAAATTTAGAAAACTTAATACCAGAAGATGATTCTGTCCGCTTGCTAAGCCATGTATTGGAGGGATTAAATTACACAAAGTTGTATAAGGCGTACTCTTCCGTTGGAAGAAAACCGGCAGTGGAACCTAAAATCATGTTCAAAATATTATCTTATGCTTATTCTCAAAATATTTATTCAAGCAGAAAAATAGAAAAGGCATGCAAAAGAGATATAAACTTCAAGTGGTTGCTTCAAAGCTATAAAGCACCTGATCATGCTACAATTAGTAGATTTCGTAAAGATTATCTTTCAAATGAGGTAATTGAAGATTTATTTTATCAGCAAGTTAAATATTTAGCAGAGCAAAAGGAAATATTATTTGAAAATGTATTTATAGATGGTACTAAAATCGAAGCGAATGCTAATCGTTATACTTTTGTTTGGAAGAAATCAATTTATAAAAATGAAGAAAAAATGTTTGATAAAATAGTTGCACTTATCGAAGATGTCAATGTTGAAGAGCTAAAAGACTTTATTATAGGAAAAGAAACATTGATAGAAAATATTGATGCAATTCTTGACTGGCTTTCATTAGAAAAACAAAATAGAAACATAGAATTTGTTCATGGAATTGGAAAAAGAAAAAGTAAGATTCAAAAGTGGACAGAACAATTGATTGAATACAAGCAAAGACAAGAAAAATATGATTCAAGCAAGGAAATATTATCAAAAAGAAATAGTTATTCTAAAACCGATACTGACGCAACTTTCATGCATATGAAAGATGATCATATGAGAAATGGTCAATTAAAACCTGGTTATAATGTACAAATAGCTGTTGAAAGTGAATACGTGACCGGTGTCGGAATATTTCAAGATAGAAATGATATAGCAACACTAATACCTATGCTGAACAATATGCAGGAAAAGCTGGGACGTAAACATCTCAATGTAATTGCAGATTCAGGGTATGAAAGTGAAGAAAATTATTTGTTTTTAGAAAGTAATAATCAAATCCCATATATAAAACCACAAACTTATGAAAAGTGGAAAAAGAGAAGTTTTAAAAATGATATAAGCAAACGTGAAAATATGCAATATAATTCAGAAACAGATACTTATACTTGTCATAATGGCAAGAAATTAAAACCTTTTTCAATCATTCATAGAAAGTTTGCAAGTGGATATGAAGCCGAAGTTACTGTATATGAATGTGAAAGTTGTGATAACTGCTCTTACAAAGCAAAATGTACGAAAGCGAAAGCAAATAGAAAGATGCAAGTTTCAAAAACTTTTATAGAAAAGCGTGAAGTATCTTATAAAAATATTACTACTGAAAAAGGTGCTAAACTAAGAATGAATAGATCTATTCAGGTCGAAGGAGCATTTGGAGTTTTAAAAAGTGACTATGAATTCAATAGATTTTTAACACGTGGAAAAAATAGCGTTAAAACGGAATTTATTTTGCTTTGTTTTGGTTTTAATATTAATAAATTACATTCTAAAATCCAAAATGAAAGAACTCAAAATCATCTTCATGAATTAAAAATCTCTGCCTAA
- a CDS encoding cytidine deaminase — MENKELVKIALKYREKAYAPYSNFKVGAAVLFDSGKVYGGCNIENASFGATNCAERTAIFSGIAEGETKINAIAVVGSLEENTYPCGICRQVISEFGGSEIKVILAKGEDDFIVTNMGEILPGAFTKEDLDKNNR, encoded by the coding sequence ATGGAGAATAAAGAACTTGTTAAAATAGCATTAAAATATAGAGAAAAGGCATATGCACCATATTCTAATTTTAAAGTAGGAGCAGCTGTATTATTTGATAGTGGAAAAGTGTATGGTGGATGTAATATTGAAAATGCTTCTTTTGGAGCAACTAACTGTGCTGAAAGAACAGCTATTTTTAGTGGAATAGCAGAAGGAGAAACTAAAATTAATGCTATTGCCGTAGTTGGAAGCTTAGAAGAAAATACTTATCCTTGTGGAATTTGTCGTCAAGTTATAAGTGAATTTGGAGGTTCAGAAATAAAAGTAATACTTGCAAAAGGCGAAGATGATTTTATAGTAACAAATATGGGAGAAATTTTACCAGGTGCATTTACAAAAGAAGATTTAGATAAGAATAATAGATAG
- a CDS encoding NAD(P)/FAD-dependent oxidoreductase, with amino-acid sequence MKKDLLDKGAVLQRDKETYAIAPHLTAGLVTPGQLRTLADVAEKYDAKAIKVTGAQRIALVGIKEEEIDSAWKDLGMKPGAAVGLCVRSVKVCPGTTFCKKGLQDSVAIGSKLDGLYHGMDLPNKLKIGVSGCPQSCADNHIKDIGIFGMPKGWTVQIGGKGGLKPRLADKIVVNVSEEKLFPLVEKIIKVYSENATARERLGDYIERVGLEEVKNQIDIESYL; translated from the coding sequence ATGAAGAAAGATTTGTTAGATAAGGGAGCAGTTTTGCAAAGAGATAAGGAGACATATGCTATAGCACCTCACTTAACAGCTGGACTTGTTACTCCAGGTCAATTGAGAACTTTAGCTGATGTTGCAGAAAAGTATGATGCTAAAGCTATAAAAGTTACAGGAGCTCAACGTATAGCATTAGTTGGAATAAAAGAAGAAGAAATTGATAGTGCTTGGAAAGACTTAGGAATGAAGCCAGGAGCTGCTGTTGGATTATGTGTAAGAAGTGTTAAGGTTTGTCCAGGTACAACTTTCTGTAAAAAAGGTTTACAAGATTCGGTAGCAATTGGTAGTAAATTAGATGGACTATATCATGGAATGGATTTACCTAATAAGCTTAAAATTGGTGTTAGCGGATGCCCACAAAGTTGTGCTGATAACCATATAAAGGATATTGGAATATTTGGAATGCCTAAAGGATGGACAGTTCAAATTGGTGGAAAAGGAGGATTAAAACCAAGGCTTGCAGATAAAATTGTGGTTAACGTTTCAGAAGAAAAGTTATTTCCACTAGTTGAAAAAATAATTAAAGTTTATTCAGAAAATGCTACAGCTAGAGAAAGATTAGGAGATTATATAGAGAGAGTAGGCCTTGAAGAAGTTAAGAATCAAATAGATATTGAAAGTTATTTATAA
- a CDS encoding folate family ECF transporter S component, with protein sequence MRNFYTTFLNSSKELKNVRNLVIASLLITMKLILDLFTIQITPFLHVSFEFLASVTISMLFGPIVGAMCGGLSDILNYLINPKGAFFVGFTLSAMMSGLIYGSILYKKKITVTRCAIANIISVIFVDIMMNTFWLSILFGKGFYALLHLRVFKNLTMIPINIIMIYFVLNLVNKIKKENFS encoded by the coding sequence TTGAGAAATTTTTATACAACATTTCTAAATTCATCAAAGGAACTAAAAAATGTAAGAAATCTAGTTATAGCTTCATTATTAATAACTATGAAACTTATTTTAGATTTATTTACAATCCAAATTACACCATTTTTACATGTTAGTTTTGAATTTTTAGCATCTGTAACTATAAGTATGTTATTTGGACCTATAGTAGGTGCAATGTGTGGTGGTTTATCGGATATACTTAATTATTTAATAAATCCTAAAGGTGCATTTTTTGTTGGTTTTACATTATCCGCAATGATGTCAGGATTAATATATGGAAGTATATTATACAAAAAGAAAATAACAGTGACAAGATGTGCAATTGCTAATATTATATCAGTTATTTTTGTAGATATAATGATGAATACTTTTTGGTTATCTATATTATTTGGTAAGGGATTTTATGCACTTCTTCATTTAAGGGTTTTCAAGAATTTGACAATGATTCCTATAAATATAATAATGATATATTTTGTTTTGAATCTAGTAAATAAAATTAAAAAAGAAAATTTTAGTTAG
- a CDS encoding HD-GYP domain-containing protein, translating to MKKNLMLLKTSELKIGMVIGQDIQDNKNILLSKNVIVTEKILKKLQTLYNIYEVWVYGEDTLEKAESSKKDSEKQLKKVEFRLNKICEDLHYVLDNTAELQKDSLKELRELISELKNVIKEPDVLINNLLFYGSENDSIYRHSLNVAYISSLLGNWIGFENNKIKLLIYSALLHDIGKCKIDDSIINKSTRLNSNDLKKIREHPVLGYNIIKKINFLDKSVCQSVLLHHEREDGSGYPLGINGDKIPDFAKIIAIADVFEAINSNRCYRNKKHPFEAIKIIKDESFGKLNYKYCNIFLKHILNYYIGRKVKLNNNKTGKIVQMNINELDKPLIFLENKFLDLREDKGLIVEEFIL from the coding sequence GTGAAAAAAAATTTAATGCTTTTAAAGACAAGTGAATTAAAAATCGGAATGGTAATAGGACAGGATATACAAGACAATAAGAATATATTATTATCAAAAAATGTTATTGTAACGGAGAAAATACTAAAAAAATTACAAACTTTATATAATATATATGAAGTATGGGTTTATGGAGAAGATACATTAGAAAAAGCTGAAAGTAGCAAAAAAGATTCAGAAAAACAACTTAAAAAAGTAGAATTTAGATTAAATAAAATATGTGAGGATTTACATTATGTTTTAGATAATACTGCTGAGTTACAAAAAGATTCTCTTAAAGAGCTTAGAGAATTAATATCAGAGCTAAAAAATGTTATTAAGGAACCAGATGTATTAATAAACAATTTACTCTTTTATGGTAGTGAGAATGATTCAATATATAGGCATAGCCTAAATGTAGCATATATAAGCAGTTTGCTTGGAAATTGGATTGGGTTTGAAAATAATAAAATAAAATTATTAATATATTCAGCATTATTACATGATATTGGTAAATGTAAGATAGATGATAGTATAATTAATAAAAGTACAAGATTGAATTCTAATGATTTAAAGAAAATAAGAGAACACCCTGTATTAGGTTATAATATAATTAAGAAAATTAATTTTTTAGATAAATCTGTTTGTCAATCTGTATTATTACATCATGAAAGAGAGGATGGAAGTGGATATCCACTAGGAATAAATGGAGATAAGATACCGGATTTTGCTAAGATAATTGCTATAGCAGATGTTTTTGAGGCTATAAATTCTAATAGATGTTATAGAAATAAAAAACATCCTTTTGAAGCAATAAAGATAATTAAAGATGAGAGTTTTGGTAAATTAAATTATAAATATTGTAATATATTTTTAAAGCATATATTAAATTATTATATTGGTAGGAAAGTTAAATTAAATAACAATAAAACAGGTAAAATAGTACAAATGAATATTAATGAATTGGATAAACCACTTATATTTTTAGAAAATAAATTTCTTGATTTAAGAGAAGATAAGGGATTAATTGTAGAAGAATTTATTTTATGA
- a CDS encoding DUF368 domain-containing protein: protein MYIINFIRGFCMALADSVPGVSGGTIAFILGFYDKFINSLSNIISGNKEEKIESFKFLFKLGIGWVAGFVSSVLFLTLIFDKEIYKISSLFIGFIIFAIPVIIKEEKSSVINKYKNIFFSLVGIGIVVLITYFNPVAGSKDTVGMSLDNLTLGLGIYIFLVAMIAISAMVLPGISGSTLLLIFGLYAPIMNAVKEVLKLNFDYLLVCIVFGFGILFGILITIKGVKYLLSNYRSQTIYLILGLMIGSIYAVFMGPTSLKVPKPPMSLHTFNILFFIIGGAIILMLQKLKCYLEGKN from the coding sequence ATGTATATAATAAACTTTATAAGAGGATTCTGCATGGCTCTTGCAGATAGTGTTCCAGGGGTGTCAGGAGGAACTATAGCATTTATTTTAGGATTTTATGATAAATTTATTAATTCATTAAGTAATATTATTTCAGGAAATAAAGAAGAAAAGATAGAATCATTCAAATTTTTATTTAAATTAGGAATAGGGTGGGTTGCAGGTTTTGTTTCTTCTGTATTGTTTTTAACATTAATTTTTGATAAGGAAATTTATAAAATAAGTTCACTATTTATTGGTTTTATAATATTTGCTATACCTGTAATTATAAAAGAAGAAAAAAGTTCTGTTATAAATAAATATAAGAATATATTTTTTTCTTTAGTGGGTATAGGTATAGTTGTATTAATAACTTATTTTAATCCAGTTGCAGGAAGTAAAGATACGGTAGGCATGTCGTTAGATAATTTAACTTTAGGATTAGGCATATACATATTTTTAGTAGCTATGATAGCTATTTCTGCAATGGTTCTTCCAGGAATATCAGGTTCAACTTTACTTTTAATATTTGGATTATATGCACCTATAATGAATGCAGTAAAAGAGGTATTAAAATTAAATTTTGATTATTTACTTGTATGCATTGTATTTGGATTTGGTATTCTTTTTGGAATATTAATTACAATAAAAGGAGTAAAATATTTATTAAGTAATTATAGATCACAAACAATATATTTAATTTTAGGTCTTATGATTGGATCAATATATGCAGTATTTATGGGTCCTACATCACTAAAAGTACCTAAACCACCTATGAGTTTACATACTTTTAATATATTGTTTTTTATAATTGGTGGAGCTATAATATTAATGCTTCAAAAATTAAAATGTTATCTTGAAGGAAAAAATTAA
- a CDS encoding ABC transporter ATP-binding protein has translation MEYVVEMLNIRKEFPGIVANDNITVRLKKGEIHALLGENGAGKSTLMSVLFGMYQPERGVIKVRGKEVKISNPNVANDLGIGMVHQHFKLVHNFTVTQNIILGCEPKKGLTIDIKSAAKKIKELSEKYSLNVDPYAKIEDISVGMQQRVEILKMLYRNAEVLILDEPTAVLTPQEIDELMKIMKNLIKEGKSIIIITHKLKEIKAVADNCTVIRRGKYIGTVNVKETSEAKMAEMMVGRPVSFKVDKEEKEPGNVILKVDNVSVLNNKKVLGLKDFSIEVKAGEILGIAGVEGNGQTELVEAITGMRSVESGKVYFKGKDITNMSIRNRIDSGIAHIPEDRQKRGLVLDYTIENNIVLEVYGREPFSKYGLLNKEAIHNYADKIIKEFDVRSGEGGASFARTMSGGNQQKAIIGREIELNPELLIAVQPTRGLDVGSIEYIHKRLVEQRDAGKAVLLISLELSEVLNLSDRIAIVNSGKLIGTVNASETNENEVGLMMAGVQRGKEA, from the coding sequence ATGGAATATGTAGTTGAAATGCTAAATATCCGTAAAGAATTCCCAGGTATAGTAGCAAATGACAACATTACTGTTAGACTAAAAAAAGGCGAAATTCATGCATTACTTGGTGAAAATGGTGCGGGTAAATCTACATTAATGTCAGTTCTTTTTGGTATGTATCAACCAGAAAGAGGAGTTATAAAGGTAAGAGGAAAAGAAGTTAAGATTTCTAATCCTAATGTTGCAAATGATTTAGGCATAGGAATGGTACACCAACATTTTAAATTAGTTCATAATTTTACAGTAACTCAAAATATAATTTTAGGATGTGAACCAAAAAAAGGTTTAACTATTGATATTAAAAGTGCTGCCAAGAAGATTAAAGAATTATCTGAAAAATATTCATTAAATGTTGATCCATATGCTAAAATAGAGGATATTTCTGTTGGTATGCAACAAAGAGTTGAGATTCTAAAGATGCTTTATAGAAATGCTGAAGTATTAATTTTAGATGAACCAACAGCAGTGCTTACACCTCAAGAGATAGATGAACTTATGAAAATTATGAAAAATCTTATAAAAGAAGGAAAATCTATAATTATCATAACTCACAAGCTTAAGGAAATTAAAGCAGTTGCAGATAATTGTACTGTTATTAGACGTGGAAAGTATATAGGGACAGTTAATGTAAAAGAAACATCAGAAGCTAAAATGGCAGAAATGATGGTTGGAAGACCTGTAAGCTTTAAGGTTGATAAAGAAGAAAAAGAACCAGGAAATGTAATATTAAAAGTTGATAATGTTTCAGTATTAAATAATAAGAAAGTGCTTGGTCTTAAGGATTTTTCAATTGAAGTAAAAGCTGGTGAAATTCTTGGTATTGCTGGAGTTGAAGGCAATGGTCAAACTGAGCTAGTTGAAGCTATTACAGGAATGAGAAGTGTAGAATCTGGTAAAGTATATTTTAAAGGTAAGGATATTACTAATATGTCTATACGTAATCGTATAGATAGTGGGATAGCACATATTCCAGAAGATAGACAAAAAAGAGGATTAGTTTTAGATTATACTATTGAAAATAATATAGTTCTTGAAGTTTATGGCAGGGAACCATTTTCTAAGTATGGACTGTTAAACAAAGAAGCTATACACAATTATGCTGATAAAATTATTAAAGAATTTGATGTTAGATCAGGTGAAGGTGGAGCATCTTTTGCTAGAACTATGTCAGGTGGGAATCAACAAAAAGCTATAATTGGTCGTGAAATTGAATTAAATCCAGAATTATTAATAGCAGTTCAACCAACAAGAGGATTAGATGTAGGTTCTATAGAATATATTCATAAAAGACTTGTAGAACAAAGAGATGCAGGAAAAGCTGTTTTACTTATATCTTTAGAATTAAGTGAAGTTTTAAATTTATCAGATAGAATTGCAATCGTTAATAGTGGTAAATTAATAGGAACAGTAAATGCTTCAGAAACAAACGAAAATGAAGTCGGCTTAATGATGGCTGGTGTTCAAAGGGGGAAAGAAGCGTGA
- a CDS encoding ABC transporter permease translates to MSKKEALNSILAVVLGLIAGAILMALIGDNPVDGYSYLFRGGLMNIERIGNTLATATPLILTGLSVAFAFKTGLFNIGAPGQMLFGGFAATAIGLTYSNSMSRPILLLFMIIVGAIAGALWAFIPGLLKAKFNVNEVVSTIMMNWACYWVVYYTIPAYFKGESLETESRLLPEVASLKTPILTKLFDGSYINLGIFIAILSVIIVGFILTKTVLGYELKAVGFNRDAAEYAGMSVNKNVIYSMMIAGALSGLAGVTQYVGNASNIQIGVMPTQGFDGIAVSLLGANNPIGVFISAIFFGLLYSGKGFMNANTSIPPEIADTIIATIIYFAATSAVVPMLYNKFKHKRELKNEQKVGSTGTGILPNNESNNNTNKINNKEDR, encoded by the coding sequence GTGAGTAAAAAAGAAGCTTTAAATTCTATACTTGCAGTTGTATTAGGATTAATTGCAGGTGCAATATTAATGGCTCTTATTGGAGATAATCCTGTAGATGGATATTCATATCTATTTAGAGGTGGATTAATGAATATAGAAAGAATTGGTAATACGTTGGCTACAGCTACACCATTAATACTTACAGGACTTTCAGTTGCTTTTGCATTTAAAACAGGACTTTTTAATATCGGAGCACCTGGACAAATGTTATTTGGTGGATTTGCTGCTACAGCAATAGGTTTAACATATAGTAACAGTATGTCAAGACCAATACTATTATTATTTATGATAATTGTGGGAGCGATTGCAGGTGCACTTTGGGCATTTATACCCGGTTTGTTAAAAGCTAAATTTAATGTAAACGAAGTTGTATCTACTATAATGATGAATTGGGCTTGTTATTGGGTAGTTTATTATACTATACCAGCTTATTTTAAAGGAGAATCTTTAGAGACTGAATCAAGATTACTTCCAGAAGTAGCATCATTAAAAACACCAATACTTACTAAATTATTTGATGGGTCTTATATTAACTTAGGTATATTTATAGCAATTTTATCAGTTATTATAGTTGGATTTATATTAACAAAGACAGTTTTAGGTTATGAATTAAAGGCTGTAGGATTCAATAGAGATGCTGCTGAATATGCAGGTATGTCTGTAAATAAAAACGTAATTTATTCTATGATGATAGCAGGGGCACTTTCAGGCCTTGCAGGTGTAACTCAATATGTAGGAAATGCATCTAACATTCAAATTGGTGTAATGCCAACTCAAGGTTTTGATGGTATCGCAGTATCATTATTAGGTGCCAACAATCCAATTGGTGTATTTATATCAGCAATATTCTTTGGATTATTATATTCAGGAAAAGGATTTATGAATGCCAATACAAGTATTCCACCAGAAATTGCAGATACTATAATAGCAACTATTATATATTTTGCAGCTACAAGTGCAGTTGTACCTATGTTATATAATAAGTTTAAACATAAAAGAGAATTAAAAAATGAACAAAAAGTAGGCAGTACAGGAACAGGTATATTGCCAAACAATGAATCGAATAATAATACCAATAAAATAAATAATAAGGAGGATAGATAA
- a CDS encoding ABC transporter permease — MWQIIQQVFPYAIAYTIPLLITSLGALYCERSGIVNIGLDGFMIIGSFSGALTIFKLQQSMPNSTLPLWIGLLVSIVVGMLFSLLHAFASINLNADQVISGTAINMIAGALTVFLARTISGSGRIRIQTGFYPMDIPGLSSIPIIGDLFFKKTYITTWIVLLILVVSIFLIYKTSFGLRLRACGEHPQAADAAGINVYRMRYIGVLVSGGLSSLGGAIILVTYSGEFNGSVAGLGFLALAALIFGQWKPLGILGATLFFGFATTVANVSQVIPALESIPSVILKVFPYVVTLIALVLFSKSSQAPRASGEPFDSGKR; from the coding sequence ATGTGGCAAATAATACAACAAGTTTTTCCTTATGCTATTGCATACACAATTCCTCTATTAATTACTTCACTAGGTGCATTATATTGTGAAAGAAGTGGAATTGTAAATATTGGACTTGATGGATTTATGATTATAGGATCGTTCTCAGGAGCTTTAACAATATTTAAATTACAACAATCAATGCCAAATAGTACTCTTCCTCTTTGGATTGGATTACTTGTATCTATTGTAGTTGGAATGTTATTTTCACTATTACATGCATTTGCTAGTATAAATTTAAATGCAGACCAAGTAATAAGTGGTACGGCTATTAATATGATAGCAGGAGCATTAACTGTATTTTTAGCTAGAACTATTTCAGGTAGTGGTCGTATAAGAATTCAAACAGGGTTTTATCCAATGGATATCCCAGGTTTATCATCAATTCCTATAATAGGAGATTTATTTTTTAAAAAAACATACATTACTACTTGGATAGTTTTGTTAATACTTGTAGTGAGTATATTCTTAATATATAAAACTAGTTTTGGTTTAAGACTAAGAGCCTGTGGAGAACATCCACAAGCAGCAGATGCAGCAGGTATTAATGTTTATCGTATGCGTTATATTGGAGTATTAGTTTCAGGAGGATTATCATCTCTTGGAGGAGCAATAATACTTGTAACATATTCAGGGGAATTTAATGGTAGTGTTGCAGGACTAGGCTTTTTAGCATTAGCAGCATTAATATTTGGTCAATGGAAACCATTGGGTATACTTGGAGCTACACTGTTCTTTGGATTTGCAACTACAGTTGCTAATGTATCTCAAGTTATTCCAGCATTAGAATCTATACCATCAGTAATATTAAAAGTATTCCCATATGTGGTTACTTTAATTGCATTAGTATTATTCTCAAAATCTTCACAAGCTCCAAGAGCATCTGGAGAACCATTTGATTCAGGTAAGAGATAA